In the Raineyella fluvialis genome, GCGCTTGGTTTCGTCATCCTCACCCTGCCGGCCGGCCTGTTCTTCTCCTGGGCCTCGACGAAGTGGCAGGTGCAGCGATGAGTACGCGTGGCGCCACCGTCCTCTTCGACGCCCCCGGCCCGCGCGGGATCGTCCGTAACCGGATCATCGGACTCGGCGGCGCGCTGCTGGTCCTGGCCCTGTTGGCCGGCCTCACGTATGGCCTGCGCGTCCAGCTCGTCGGCGCCAAGTGGTCGCCGTTCCTCCGCTCCGACACCTGGGTCTCCTACCTTGTCCCCGGCATCATCAACACCCTGGAGGCGGCGGCCATCTCGGTCGTCACCGCCTCGCTGCTCGGCCTCGCCCTGGCCCTCGGCCGGATGTCGTTCAACGCGTTGGTGTCGTGGCTGTGCACGGTGGTCATCGAGTTCTTCCGCGCCGTCCCGGTGCTGATGATGATGCTGTTCGTCTACTTCCTGACGATCTTCGCGCCGTTCATCTCCCGCCTCTTCCCGGGACCGATGGTGGAGCTCAAGCCGCTTGTGGCGGTCGTCGCCGGGCTGACGTTCTACAACTCCGCAGTGATCGCCGAGCTGCTGCGCTCGGGGGTCAACAGCCTGCCGCGCGGCCAGACCGAGGCCGGACTGGGGATCGGCCTCAACATCGGTCAGACCCGCCGGCTGATCCTGCTGCCGCAGGCCATCACCGCGATGCTTCCGGCGCTCGTCTCCCAGCTGGTCGTCATCGTCAAGGACTCCGCCCTCGGCTACATCATCAGCTACCCCGAGCTGCTGCGGTCCTCCCAGACCCTGGCGAGCCGCTGGTCGAACTCGATCGCTGCCTTCATCATCGCGGCGGTGCTGTTCATCATCATCAACTACTCCCTCACCCGTCTCGCCGGCTACCTCGAGGGGCGTTCCCGCTCCCGCCAGGCCGGACGGCCGGTGCAGCTCGAGGCGCTCAACATGGAGGACCACGCCCACAACGAGGTCCCCCTCAAGGAGTGAGGTCGTCCCCGACTGAAGCTGATGACCTGACAGGGGCTCCGCACTTTCGGTGCGGAGCCCCTGTCAGGTCGAGCGGACGAGTGTCCAGGGCCCGTCAGTGGGCGACCTCGGTGGCCCGGGACTCGCGCACCACGGTGACCCGGATCTGACCGGGGTAGGTGAGTTCCTCCTCGACCTGCTTGGCGATGTCGCGCGCTAGCACCTGGGCACCGATGTCGTCCACGGCGCCGGGCTCCACCATCACCCGGACCTCCCGCCCGGCCTGCATGGCGAAGACCTTGGCCACCCCCTCGTGGGCGGCAGCGAGTGCCTCGAGCCGTTCAAGACGCTGCACGTACGACTCCAGCGACTCCCGCCGGGCGCCTGGCCTGCCGCCGCTCATCGCGTCGCAGGCCTGGGTGAGGACGGCCTCCACGGTGTGCGGTTCGACATCGTTGTGATGCGCCTCGATGGCGTGGACGACATCCTCGGACTCGCCGTACTTGCGCGCGAGATCGGCCCCGATGACGGCATGAGGGCCCTGGACCTCGTGGGTCAGCGCCTTGCCGATGTCGTGCAGGAACGCCCCGCGCTTGCAGCTCGCGACGTCCAACTTGAGCTCAGCGGCCATCACGCCGGCGATGTTGGCGCACTCGACCAGGTGCTTGAGGACGTTCTGGCCGTACGACGTCCGGTAGCGCAGCCGGCCCATCAACGTCACCAGCTCCGGGTGCAGGTCGTGGATGCCGACCTCCATCAGCGCGTCCTCAGCCGCCTGCTGACAGCGATCCGCGATGCGGCGCTGGGACCGCTCGTAGACCTGCTCGATCCGGGCCGGGTGAATCCGGCCGTCGGAGATGAGCTCGGTCAGCGCGAGCCTGGCAGTCTCCCGGCGAACCGGGTCGAAGCACGACAGCAGGACGGTCTCCGGGGTGTCATCGATCAGGACGTTCACCCCGGTGATCTGCTCGAACGAGCG is a window encoding:
- a CDS encoding amino acid ABC transporter permease, whose translation is MSTRGATVLFDAPGPRGIVRNRIIGLGGALLVLALLAGLTYGLRVQLVGAKWSPFLRSDTWVSYLVPGIINTLEAAAISVVTASLLGLALALGRMSFNALVSWLCTVVIEFFRAVPVLMMMLFVYFLTIFAPFISRLFPGPMVELKPLVAVVAGLTFYNSAVIAELLRSGVNSLPRGQTEAGLGIGLNIGQTRRLILLPQAITAMLPALVSQLVVIVKDSALGYIISYPELLRSSQTLASRWSNSIAAFIIAAVLFIIINYSLTRLAGYLEGRSRSRQAGRPVQLEALNMEDHAHNEVPLKE